In one Cronobacter dublinensis subsp. dublinensis LMG 23823 genomic region, the following are encoded:
- the lysS gene encoding lysine--tRNA ligase, protein MSEQQAQGAEAAVDLNNELKTRREKLAALRENGVAFPNDFRRDRTSDQLHADFDGKENEELEVLNIEVCVAGRMMTRRIMGKASFVTLQDVGGRIQLYVARDDLPEGVYNEQFKKWDLGDILGARGKLFKTKTGELSIHCTELRLLTKALRPLPDKFHGLQDQEARYRQRYLDLIANDESRNTFKVRSQILAGIRQFMVGRGFMEVETPMMQVIPGGASARPFVTHHNALDLDMYLRIAPELYLKRLVVGGFERVFEINRNFRNEGISVRHNPEFTMMELYMAYADYKDLIELTESLFRTLAQEILGTTQVPYGEETFDFGKPFEKLTMREAIKKYRPETDMADLDDFEKAKGIAQSIGIKVEKSWGLGRLVTEIFEEVAEAHLIQPTFITEYPAEVSPLARRNDVNPEITDRFEFFIGGREIGNGFSELNDAEDQAQRFQDQVAAKDAGDDEAMFYDEDYVTALEHGLPPTAGLGIGIDRMVMLFTNSHTIRDVILFPAMRPVK, encoded by the coding sequence ATGTCTGAACAACAAGCACAAGGCGCAGAAGCGGCGGTCGATCTTAATAACGAACTCAAAACGCGCCGCGAGAAGCTGGCTGCGCTTCGCGAAAACGGCGTCGCATTTCCGAACGATTTTCGTCGCGATCGCACCTCAGACCAACTGCACGCTGACTTCGACGGCAAAGAAAACGAAGAGCTGGAAGTGCTGAACATCGAGGTCTGCGTGGCAGGCCGTATGATGACCCGTCGTATTATGGGTAAAGCGTCTTTCGTGACGCTGCAGGATGTCGGCGGCCGTATTCAGCTGTATGTGGCGCGCGACGATTTGCCGGAAGGCGTCTACAACGAGCAGTTCAAAAAATGGGACCTCGGCGATATCCTGGGCGCGCGCGGCAAGCTGTTTAAAACCAAAACCGGCGAGTTGTCCATCCACTGCACAGAGCTGCGTCTGCTGACCAAAGCGCTGCGCCCGCTACCAGATAAATTCCACGGCCTGCAGGATCAGGAAGCGCGTTACCGTCAGCGTTATCTCGATCTCATCGCGAATGATGAATCCCGCAACACCTTCAAAGTGCGCTCGCAGATCCTCGCGGGGATCCGTCAGTTCATGGTTGGCCGCGGCTTTATGGAAGTTGAAACCCCGATGATGCAGGTGATCCCGGGCGGCGCGTCCGCGCGTCCGTTCGTGACGCATCACAATGCGCTGGATCTCGACATGTACCTGCGTATCGCGCCTGAGCTCTATCTCAAGCGTCTGGTGGTCGGCGGTTTCGAGCGCGTGTTTGAAATCAACCGCAACTTCCGTAACGAAGGCATCTCGGTGCGCCATAACCCTGAGTTCACGATGATGGAACTCTACATGGCGTACGCAGATTACAAAGATCTGATCGAGCTGACCGAATCGCTGTTCCGCACCCTGGCGCAAGAGATTCTTGGCACCACGCAGGTACCTTACGGCGAAGAGACGTTTGATTTCGGCAAGCCGTTTGAAAAACTGACCATGCGCGAAGCCATTAAGAAATATCGCCCGGAAACCGACATGGCGGATCTGGACGATTTCGAGAAGGCGAAAGGCATTGCACAGTCCATCGGCATTAAAGTCGAGAAGAGCTGGGGTCTTGGCCGTCTCGTCACCGAGATCTTCGAAGAAGTGGCTGAAGCGCACCTGATCCAGCCGACTTTCATCACTGAATATCCGGCAGAAGTGTCTCCGCTGGCGCGCCGTAACGACGTTAACCCGGAAATCACTGACCGCTTTGAATTCTTCATCGGCGGCCGTGAAATCGGTAACGGCTTTAGCGAGCTGAACGACGCAGAAGATCAGGCGCAGCGCTTCCAGGATCAGGTGGCCGCGAAAGACGCTGGCGACGACGAAGCGATGTTCTATGACGAAGACTACGTCACCGCGCTGGAGCACGGCCTGCCGCCGACCGCAGGTCTCGGTATCGGTATCGACCGTATGGTGATGCTGTTTACTAACAGCCACACCATTCGCGACGTGATCCTCTTCCCGGCGATGCGTCCGGTGAAATAA
- the prfB gene encoding peptide chain release factor 2 (programmed frameshift) — MFEINPVKNRIQDLTERSDVLRGYLDYDAKKERLEEVNAELEQPDVWNEPERAQALGKERSSLEAIVETLDQMSQGLDDVAGLLELAVEADDEETFNEAVAELDQLEAKLAQLEFRRMFSGEYDSADCYLDIQAGSGGTEAQDWASMLLRMYLRWAEARGFKTEIIEESEGEVAGLKSATIKISGDYAFGWLRTETGVHRLVRKSPFDSGGRRHTSFSSAFVYPEVEDDIDIEINPADLRIDVYRASGAGGQHVNRTESAVRITHIPTGTVTQCQNDRSQHKNKDQAMKQMKAKLYELEMQKKNAEKQALEDNKSDIGWGSQIRSYVLDDSRIKDLRTGVETRNTQAVLDGDLDKFIEASLKAGL, encoded by the exons ATGTTTGAAATTAATCCGGTAAAGAACCGCATTCAGGACCTCACGGAGCGCTCAGACGTTCTTAGGGGGTATCTT GACTACGATGCCAAGAAAGAGCGTCTTGAAGAAGTAAACGCCGAGCTGGAACAGCCGGACGTCTGGAACGAGCCCGAACGCGCGCAGGCGCTCGGCAAAGAGCGTTCTTCCCTTGAAGCTATCGTCGAGACGCTGGATCAAATGTCTCAGGGCCTCGATGACGTAGCGGGGCTGCTTGAGCTTGCCGTTGAAGCGGACGATGAAGAAACCTTCAATGAAGCGGTGGCCGAGCTGGATCAGCTGGAAGCCAAACTCGCGCAGCTTGAATTCCGCCGCATGTTCTCCGGTGAATATGACAGCGCCGACTGCTACCTGGATATCCAGGCGGGCTCCGGCGGCACCGAGGCACAGGACTGGGCCAGCATGCTGCTGCGTATGTATCTGCGCTGGGCTGAAGCGCGCGGCTTCAAAACCGAAATCATCGAAGAGTCCGAAGGCGAAGTGGCTGGCCTGAAATCCGCCACCATTAAAATCTCCGGCGATTACGCGTTTGGCTGGCTGCGCACGGAAACCGGCGTACACCGCCTGGTCCGTAAGAGCCCGTTCGACTCCGGCGGTCGCCGCCACACCTCTTTCAGCTCTGCGTTTGTGTATCCGGAAGTGGAAGACGATATCGATATCGAAATCAACCCGGCGGATCTGCGTATCGACGTCTATCGCGCGTCGGGCGCGGGCGGTCAGCACGTTAACCGTACGGAATCCGCGGTGCGTATTACCCACATTCCGACCGGTACGGTGACGCAGTGCCAGAACGACCGTTCTCAGCACAAGAACAAAGACCAGGCCATGAAGCAGATGAAGGCGAAGCTGTACGAGCTGGAAATGCAGAAGAAAAATGCTGAGAAGCAGGCGCTGGAAGATAACAAGTCCGACATCGGCTGGGGCAGCCAAATTCGCTCCTACGTACTGGACGATTCCCGTATCAAAGATCTGCGCACCGGCGTTGAAACCCGCAATACCCAGGCGGTGCTGGACGGCGATCTGGATAAATTCATCGAAGCAAGTCTGAAAGCAGGGTTATGA